Below is a genomic region from Medicago truncatula cultivar Jemalong A17 chromosome 3, MtrunA17r5.0-ANR, whole genome shotgun sequence.
AAAAGAGACAAGACACATGTCAAACTGCCAAAGCAAGTAAGACACTTGCACCAATAATACTTAAGCTGCAAACACGTAGCAGTAACACATCACCACACAATCCAGCACTGTTCACGATAaccaaacattataaaaggAGCAAcaaagttcaattcaattagTATACTTCaaacaacaagaacaacaaatcaatcatcaaacaaaattacaagctCTAGCTAAATTTATTTTGCTTGAAATTAAAGATGGTTAGAAGAGGGGTTCCTCTTTGCGTGCAGTGTGGCACAAGAAGCAACCCGTGCCGGTGTAAGGTGGTGGGGCCAACGATCGGATTCGTGGCGTTTGTCGTGGCGGGGGTGGTGGAATGGCCGGTTGGGGCTCTTGTTTATATCTTTAAGCATAGGAAGGGTCGCAGAATCATGGGTCATCCTGCCACCGTTGTATACCCAAAAGTCACCAGAGCCATCCCCATATGATTAACTTCATTCTATAAATTAgttgtatttatttttgtcttgttATCCAATTTCCCATTTCATGTTATAATATTATGTACTCCATCCATATAGTTTTGATGTACGAGCATCATAATGTGTGGgaacatatatattttgtttagtttGCTGTTTTAGATGTATGATAAACTAATCAATCAAactaagctttttttttttttttttttttttgtttttttgttttttgcttcgtgttatttgatatttatatttcaaGTTATGAGTTATGAATGGACATTGTTGTTTGGCTATATATCTGTTCATATAAAAATAGTGGGTATCCAATAATTTAACTTAGGATATAAGGaaactaaaaagtggaaattttaaataaaaagaacacTTTTTAAGCTTTagattttttctagattaccctaTCTTGTTTAGAAGGTATTTA
It encodes:
- the LOC25489285 gene encoding uncharacterized protein, whose amino-acid sequence is MVRRGVPLCVQCGTRSNPCRCKVVGPTIGFVAFVVAGVVEWPVGALVYIFKHRKGRRIMGHPATVVYPKVTRAIPI